One region of Oryzias latipes chromosome 6, ASM223467v1 genomic DNA includes:
- the setd6 gene encoding N-lysine methyltransferase SETD6, with translation MATAAKRQKVDEGADLLHDFLQWCDKVSLHLSEKVCVCQEGTVADYGMLAKADIEEGEVLFTIPRSALLHQRTTAVSALLQKEAASLQSSSCWVPLLLALLYEYTSPQSDWKPYLSLWPDLRRLDHPMFWSKEERDRLLRGTGVPEAVDKDLSNIQREYEDVVLPFMTRHPDLWNPKTHTLELYTELVAFVMAYSFQEPQEDEDDDEEEKPPNPPMMVPMADMLNHVSDHNANLEFSADSLKMVSVRRIHAGEEVFNTYGQMANWQLLHMYGFTEPYPNNSNETADIPAANLHKAAMQEALFDSERAMVEVRWETLSGMTQDREAFIFSEHGCLTDSELHTALKVFCMSEEEFSDFKDNEGWEEDDEDEEQISQAFSNDGLPGLKPSWKRLIHEAARLTLQSYGGGEDRDWALIKDDAALKGLSSRQQRALQVRFGQRRILCRLMELTGS, from the exons ATGGCGACTGCTGCAAAACGACAAAAG GTAGATGAAGGTGCAGATCTCCTTCACGACTTTCTTCAATGGTGTGACAAAGTTAGTTTGCACCTGAGCGAAAAG GTGTGCGTTTGTCAAGAAGGAACAGTAGCAGATTATGGGATGCTTGCTAAAGCGGACATCGAAGAAGGCGAGGTTTTATTTACAATCCCTAGGTCCGCTCTCCTCCACCAGAGAACTACAGCCGTGTCTGCCTTGTTGCAAAAAG AGGCTGCGTCTCTGCAGAGCTCCTCCTGCTGGGTCCCTCTGCTGCTGGCTCTGCTGTATGAGTACACGTCCCCTCAGTCTGACTGGAAGCCTTACCTGTCTCTGTGGCCTGACTTGCGGAGGCTGGATCATCCCATGTTCTG GTCTAAGGAGGAGCGGGACCGGCTGCTAAGGGGAACCGGCGTGCCAGAGGCCGTGGATAAGGACTTATCCAACATCCAGCGGGAATACGAAGATGTTGTTCTGCCCTTCATGACCAGACACCCTGATCTGTGGAACCCAAAGACACACACCTTGGAGTTGTACACAGAGCTGGTGGCCTTCGTCATGGCCTACAG CTTCCAAGAGCcgcaggaggatgaggatgacgATGAGGAGGAGAAACCCCCCAACCCGCCCATGATGGTTCCCATGGCAGACATGCTCAACCATGTGTCCGATCACAACGCCAACCTGGAGTTCTCAGCA GACAGCCTGAAGATGGTGAGTGTGCGTCGCATCCACGCCGGGGAGGAGGTGTTTAACACGTATGGGCAGATGGCTAACTGGCAGCTTCTACACATGTACGGCTTCACCGAGCCGTACCCCAACAACAGCAACGAGACCGCCGACATTCCCGCCGCCAACCTGCACAAAGCTGCCATGCAAG AGGCGCTGTTCGACTCAGAGCGGGCGATGGTGGAGGTGCGATGGGAAACGCTGTCTGGGATGACGCAGGACAGAGAAGCCTTCATCTTCAGTGAACATGGCTGTCTGACAGACTCAGAGCTGCACACCGCTCTCAAG GTTTTCTGTATGTCTGAGGAAGAGTTTTCGGATTTCAAAGACAACGAAGGCTGGGAGGAAGACGACGAGGACGAGGAGCAGATTTCTCAGGCCTTCTCCAACGACGGCCTTCCTGGATTGAAGCCGTCGTGGAAGCGACTGATTCACGAGGCTGCCCGGCTGACGCTTCAGTCCTACGGGGGCGGCGAGGACCGCGACTGGGCGCTGATAAAGGACGATGCAGCCCTGAAAGGGCTGAGCAGCAGGCAGCAGAGGGCGCTGCAGGTCCGCTTTGGACAGAGGAGGATTCTGTGCAGACTTATGGAGCTCACAGGATCATGA